The following proteins are co-located in the Silene latifolia isolate original U9 population chromosome 1, ASM4854445v1, whole genome shotgun sequence genome:
- the LOC141655346 gene encoding uncharacterized protein LOC141655346: MVGPDGDGKKSGGSKFAEQIAPSSPLYLHPSESTALSLTPTVFNGENYDLWVDAVRNALDAKNKLSFVEGKVRKPHVKDGEEESLEAVAWRQCNAMVKAWIRNSIDPKLHPSISFSGAVTEIWKELKDRYSVGNAPRVHQLKHELNQCKQNNNQSVVEYYTNLKTIWDE; the protein is encoded by the coding sequence ATGGTTGGGCCAGACGGCGACGGAAAGAAGAGTGGTGGGAGCAAATTCGCAGAACAGATTGCTCCGTCATCACCGTTGTATCTGCACCCTTCCGAAAGTACGGCCTTGTCATTAACGCCAACGGTTTTCAACGGGGAAAACTATGACTTGTGGGTAGATGCGGTAAGGAATGCTCTTGACGCGAAAAATAAATTAAGTTTTGTTGAGGGCAAAGTAAGAAAGCCGCATGTCAAAGACGGGGAAGAAGAGAGTCTTGAGGCAGTGGCATGGCGCCAATGTAACGCCATGGTAAAGGCCTGGATTAGGAACTCAATTGATCCCAAATTGCACCCAAGTATCAGTTTTTCAGGAGCCGTGACGGAGATTTGGAAAGAGTTGAAGGATCGGTACTCGGTTGGTAACGCACCACGAGTGCATCAACTCAAGCACGAACTAAATCAGTGCAAGCAAAACAACAACCAGTCAGTGGTTGAGTATTATACTAATTTGAAGACGATATGGGACGAGTAA